The Fuerstiella sp. genome includes a window with the following:
- the menC gene encoding o-succinylbenzoate synthase, with protein sequence MRIDRIELFHVSMPLIYPWKTAYGEDAAIHSVLCRMTSGSVDAWGESAPFAAPCYSPEWAGGIFAINREWLGPAVVGQEIDSGEQLQQKLNLFKGNPFAKAVLDTAWWALQSKLTGQPLHRLLGANRDIAPVGADFGVMDSTDDLVTSIGQAVDDRFPRTKLKFRPGWDNDMLAIVRREFPDHTIHIDCNSGYRLADVDLFRKADEFNLAMIEQPLQHDDLVDHAELARTIQTPVCLDESLTTPRRARQAAELKSCRYFNIKPGRVGGLTNAKQIHDIGRDAGIPCWVGGMLESSCGAGFCAALAMLDNNSYPADIFPSSKFYVEDLSDPPCELTRDESGVPSVRAPDPLPEPVESRLEKRLVEQARIQA encoded by the coding sequence ATGCGCATTGATCGAATTGAATTGTTTCACGTCAGCATGCCGCTGATCTATCCGTGGAAAACGGCTTACGGTGAAGACGCAGCCATTCATTCGGTCCTGTGTCGAATGACGAGTGGGTCCGTGGATGCCTGGGGGGAAAGCGCGCCGTTTGCCGCACCGTGTTACAGTCCGGAATGGGCCGGTGGAATATTTGCGATCAATCGCGAGTGGCTGGGACCAGCGGTTGTCGGCCAGGAAATTGATTCCGGCGAACAACTTCAGCAGAAACTCAACCTGTTCAAAGGCAACCCCTTCGCCAAGGCAGTTCTCGATACCGCCTGGTGGGCTCTGCAGTCAAAACTGACAGGTCAGCCGTTGCATCGGTTGTTAGGTGCCAATCGCGATATTGCTCCTGTCGGCGCGGACTTCGGCGTGATGGATTCAACCGACGATCTGGTGACTTCCATTGGACAGGCGGTGGACGACCGGTTTCCCCGGACAAAATTAAAATTTCGTCCAGGCTGGGACAATGACATGCTGGCCATCGTGCGCAGGGAATTTCCCGATCATACCATTCACATCGACTGTAACAGCGGATACCGACTGGCCGACGTTGACCTGTTCCGCAAGGCCGACGAATTCAATCTGGCCATGATTGAGCAGCCACTTCAGCACGACGATCTCGTCGACCACGCGGAACTGGCCCGCACCATTCAAACGCCGGTGTGCCTGGACGAAAGTCTGACCACACCCCGCCGAGCCCGGCAGGCCGCCGAACTGAAGAGCTGTCGCTATTTCAACATCAAACCCGGTCGCGTGGGCGGTCTGACAAATGCAAAACAAATTCACGATATTGGTCGCGATGCAGGCATTCCGTGCTGGGTCGGAGGCATGCTGGAAAGTTCGTGCGGGGCCGGATTTTGTGCGGCTCTGGCGATGCTCGACAACAATTCCTATCCGGCCGACATCTTTCCGAGTTCAAAATTCTACGTTGAAGATCTGAGCGATCCGCCTTGTGAACTGACGCGAGATGAATCCGGAGTTCCGTCGGTGCGGGCGCCCGACCCGTTGCCGGAACCTGTCGAATCCCGGCTGGAAAAACGGCTGGTCGAGCAGGCTCGGATTCAGGCCTGA